Part of the Aciduliprofundum boonei T469 genome is shown below.
ACTTCTGCCAAATTTCTTCTTGGGTCTGAGCTTTACACGAACCATCATTCCACCTCCAGTATGTTGAGGTTGAACTTCTCACGCATAAACTGCATGGTCTCTTCTCTCGTAACTTTGTGCCTTGCAGGAATCTTTGCCCTCTTTATTCTCCTGCGGAGTACCCTATGTCCACCTCTTCTCTTAAACACCACATTAATGTCCATACCAAATATGCCAATATCCGGATCGTATTTCATTCCCTCAAATTCTGTGTAATCGGATATCCCAAAGCTTAAATTTCCTTGAGAGTCAAATGAATAATTTGGAACCTTAAAATCCTTAACCCAGAGAGCTCTGCGAAGGAAATCCTCTGCCTCTTTACCTCTTAGTGTCACCTTTAACCCTATTGGTAGACCTTTTCTTATGTTGAAATCCCT
Proteins encoded:
- a CDS encoding 50S ribosomal protein L5, coding for MKEEKLNNPMRDIVIDKVVINMGVGEAGEKLRRAEKVIDLLTHRKPVQTTSKKTIRDFNIRKGLPIGLKVTLRGKEAEDFLRRALWVKDFKVPNYSFDSQGNLSFGISDYTEFEGMKYDPDIGIFGMDINVVFKRRGGHRVLRRRIKRAKIPARHKVTREETMQFMREKFNLNILEVE